A segment of the Streptomyces pactum genome:
CCCCCGCCTTCGCCAAGAAGGGCTTCTTCCTGCCGCTGGACGGCACCGAGGCCCTCGCCGACCAGGACGAGTTCCAGCCCAACCTGATCGAGCAGGCCAAGTACGAGGGCAAGACCTACGGCGTCCCGCTGGTCACCGACACCCTCGCCTTCGTCTACAACAAGGAACTGTTCGAGAAGGCCGGCGTCGAGGTTCCCAAGACCTGGGACGACCTGAAGAAGGCCGCCGCCACCATCAAGGACAAGACCGGCGTCGACGGCTACTGGGCCTCCACGGCCGGCTACTACGCGCAGCCGTTCCTCTACGGCGAGGGCACCGACACGGTCGACGCCGACGCCAAGAAGATCACCGTCAACTCGCCCGAGGCGAAGAAGGCGTACGGCACCTGGCTGAGCCTGTTCGAGGGCGAGGGCCTGCACAAGGCCGACGTCACCGCCGACGCCTACGCCCACATCCAGGAGGCGTTCGTCAGCGGCAAGGTCGCCTCGATCATCCAGGGGCCGTGGGAGATCACCAACTTCTACAAGGGCTCCGCCTTCAAGGACAAGAGCAACCTCGGCATCGCCACCGTCCCGGCCGGCTCCACCGGCAAGGCGGGCGCCCCGACCGGCGGCCACAACCTGTCGGTGTACGCCGGCTCGGACAAGGCCCACCAGGAGGCGTCGCTGAAGTTCGTGAAGTTCATGACCTCGGCGAAGTCCCAGGAGACCATCGCCCTGAAGAACTCCACGCTGCCGACGCGCGACGACGCCTACACCGACGAGGTCAAGGCCGACCCGGGCATCGCCGGCTTCCAGACGGTCCTGCCCGCCGCCCAGCCGCGCCCCGCCCTGCCGGAGTACAGCTCCCTGTGGACCCCGCTCGACGACGAGCTGCCGCAGATCGCCGGCGGCAAGCAGTCCCTGGACGAGGGTCTGAGCGACGCCGAGACGGCGATCGCCAAGCTGGTGCCGGACTTCAGCAAGTGACTCCGGGTGGCCGCCGGGTCCCCCGCTGTGGGGGGAGGGGACCCGGCGGCCACCGGCCTGCGCGCCGCACCCCTTGATCGTCCCGCACGTCCCGCTCGTCCAGATGCTCCCGAAGGTGTCGAACCATGACAGTCGCCATCGACCGCGCGACCGGCAAGCGCCGCGGTGACCGCACCCCGCGGCCCGGCCTTGGCCGGCGTCTGAAAGACGGCTACCAGAAGCACTGGTACGCCTACGCCATGATCGCGCCGGTGGCCGTCGTGATCGGCGTCCTCGTGCTGTACCCGCTGGGGTACGGCCTCTACCTCACCCTCACCGACGCCAACAGCCTCAACACCGGGCGCACCATCGGCGTCAACGAGATCGAGGCCACCTACGAGTTCATCGGCCTGGACAACTACGCCGACATCCTGTGGGGCCCGACCGCCTACGACCGCTTCTGGTCGCACTTCATCTGGACCATCGTGTGGACGGCGGTCTGCGTCGGCCTGCACTTCTTCATCGGCCTCGGCCTCGCCCTGCTGCTCAACCAGAACCTGCGCGGCCGCACCTTCTACCGGCTGATCCTGGTCCTGCCGTGGGCCGTGCCCACCTTCGTCACCGTCTTCGGCTGGCGCTTCATGCTCGCCGACGCCGGCATCGTCAACTCGGCCCTGGACTGGCTGCACCTGCCGACCCCCGCGTGGCTCGAGGACACCTTCT
Coding sequences within it:
- a CDS encoding extracellular solute-binding protein produces the protein MRRGIAATALVASLALAATACGGDGDSDSESGGPVTITYWDTSNATNESPTYKALVKEFEAANKGIKVNFVNVPFDQAQNKFDTAAGSKGAPDVLRAEVGWTPAFAKKGFFLPLDGTEALADQDEFQPNLIEQAKYEGKTYGVPLVTDTLAFVYNKELFEKAGVEVPKTWDDLKKAAATIKDKTGVDGYWASTAGYYAQPFLYGEGTDTVDADAKKITVNSPEAKKAYGTWLSLFEGEGLHKADVTADAYAHIQEAFVSGKVASIIQGPWEITNFYKGSAFKDKSNLGIATVPAGSTGKAGAPTGGHNLSVYAGSDKAHQEASLKFVKFMTSAKSQETIALKNSTLPTRDDAYTDEVKADPGIAGFQTVLPAAQPRPALPEYSSLWTPLDDELPQIAGGKQSLDEGLSDAETAIAKLVPDFSK
- a CDS encoding carbohydrate ABC transporter permease; the protein is MTVAIDRATGKRRGDRTPRPGLGRRLKDGYQKHWYAYAMIAPVAVVIGVLVLYPLGYGLYLTLTDANSLNTGRTIGVNEIEATYEFIGLDNYADILWGPTAYDRFWSHFIWTIVWTAVCVGLHFFIGLGLALLLNQNLRGRTFYRLILVLPWAVPTFVTVFGWRFMLADAGIVNSALDWLHLPTPAWLEDTFWQRFSAIMVNTWCGVPFMMVSLLGGLQSIDNSLYEAAEMDGANAWQRFRFVTLPGLRSVSSTVVLLGIIWTFNQFAVIFLLFGNTAPDAQILVTWAYHLGFGQQPRDFAQSAAYGILLLAILIVFTSFYRRWLNRNEQQLAN